The genome window GTGATTTTAGAGGCTATGTGTGAGATTGAAATCTTGTTCCATGCTTCAATATTACACAAAGTTTGCTCTTCGCACAAGCTTATTTGACACTTAGACATCCAAGTGTAAACTTCTCTGTAGGCTACAAAATTGTGATGAGATTTATTTGCATATAATCTGAGGTTGTTAGCCATGTAATGCACTGAAATATGAGGGGAAATACTGAAATAGTGTTCCTCAAACTTCAATtgcaaatttaaattttctttttcaatttaaatGTGGTTTGAATATTATCAAAAAATCATTATCTAGAAGAAGTTGTAAGAAAAAGAAGGTGCAACTGGTTCTCCAAACTAGATCTTGTACCCCGTCATTCGAGAGAGAGCACAATTAAAATGGGAAGAAATTTACTTAACATTTTATTCGATTTGGGAACTCATAGCCACATTAGTAGATTGATCTCTGGCGTAAGCAGCCAGGACTACATTTCATCTCTCAGTAGATAATGAGAGGAACTCATGCCACAGCATGGGATTTTTTCACGGACTTGGTTGTATAAGTCAGAGGATCGCCGTTAACATAAGGCCTGATTGCTTGACAGTAGTTTTGGTCCCAGTATCTGCTCCAAAGCATGACCCCTCCATAGTTGGGATAGCTCTGCACAACGGGAAGAATCTGATTAATTAGCACTTCAGGTGGGATGTAACCGCCACTAGGTGCTGCTTGAGAGGCTGCAGGTAATCCCAGGAATAATTTATTAACGCCTGTATATGAAGCCCATTGATCCCAACTGGCAAAGAGTTTACTGGGATCGCCTGATGTATACTGACAAGGCGGATTGTTGTAAAACTGCACCCACACGTAGTCAAAGAGGCCAGTTTTGATAGCAGCATCAAGATAATAGTCAGGAATGGGACATTGTGGTGCTGCAGATAGGTACACCTTTCTCTCTGGAGTGCTGTATCCCGAGAGTGCCCGGGCGAGATCATCCCAATACAGGTTCGACCCATGTTCGATATCAAAGTCTATACCATCTAAAACAGCATAACCAAGTGGACGAGAGGATGACTGACCGCCCAAATAATTGTTCCAGAGGTAGTCTGCAACTTCGCGAGCATCATCCGGGGAAGAAAGAACAGGCCTCCCACTACCACCCCCACCAAGGGAAAGAAACACTTTGATGCCTAGGCTCTGGCAAACTTCTATCTCAGGACTGAGGAAGGTGCATGGGCTTGGGATACAGTGGCCAGCTAGGTTCAGTTCCGGTGTTTGGCCGCTGCCAAAGGATATCAGAAAGGCAATATTTACATAGTCATAGCAGCCACTACGGCAGGCCCCTTCCAGGCTTCCTTCATAACCATTTTGGCCCCAGTAGACTGCGATTCCAGCGCCTTCTGAGGACCTGGTCAATGAAGATATCATCAGCAGGGATATTATTGCTAAGAGCAGTGGTCGTAAACTGGcagccatttttttttctttttctcagcTATTTTTGCAGATTTGTTTGGGGTTGAAATTGGTTGCCCAAAGATGGACCCTTTTATAGATGATTTCAGACTTACGGCAATAGTTCTAAGAATATTTACCATACCGCGTTTTACCAGAAAACGTGAAATGTGTGCCTTTTGCCAGCGTCGAACCAACCATGGCTCAGGTCTTATTCTATATTTAATCTAGAAAATCAAATGAATCGGTCAAATTCCATTAAAAATTGATCGGACCATTCAAAatcggtaaaaaaaaaaaaagaaaaataggccTTTGCACtgatttttcaccaaaaatttctttcttgtttatatattcattttattcaaataatttaatattaaaataaataaaaatatataaagttatTAAACAAAGGTTGAACCGCAAAATTAATTGAATCGTGaatcgaaaattcatccggttcACTTGTAGGtccgaatttcaaaatattgccTTTTGCTGTATTTTCATGCTTGGGAGCACTGATTGGATTGGCCTGACCATAATTATCCAGGACGATACACAATGGACAACAGTAGTAAACTTTTTTGATTATTGTATCCATTtggcaagtgaatttttttgagtatttatctaaaattttattgttaCTTACtataaaagttttttaaaaattttttg of Coffea arabica cultivar ET-39 chromosome 5c, Coffea Arabica ET-39 HiFi, whole genome shotgun sequence contains these proteins:
- the LOC140007622 gene encoding acidic endochitinase-like, whose amino-acid sequence is MAASLRPLLLAIISLLMISSLTRSSEGAGIAVYWGQNGYEGSLEGACRSGCYDYVNIAFLISFGSGQTPELNLAGHCIPSPCTFLSPEIEVCQSLGIKVFLSLGGGGSGRPVLSSPDDAREVADYLWNNYLGGQSSSRPLGYAVLDGIDFDIEHGSNLYWDDLARALSGYSTPERKVYLSAAPQCPIPDYYLDAAIKTGLFDYVWVQFYNNPPCQYTSGDPSKLFASWDQWASYTGVNKLFLGLPAASQAAPSGGYIPPEVLINQILPVVQSYPNYGGVMLWSRYWDQNYCQAIRPYVNGDPLTYTTKSVKKSHAVA